In Myxococcus stipitatus, a single window of DNA contains:
- a CDS encoding SpoIID/LytB domain-containing protein → MGWAAMVAALLAATPTFVTRGDVTPEPELRREAEAGWAALEAVYVARAGGAPAKAPGAIVLQRGVALPPERNAQGRPGLVELRQNAPGVLDARLRLALRHELAHQLLWWACPQSSEDRLFHEAFALAVSGELPEWRDAPYQSLSRAAADVASSPAVDSPRARRALARLLGESVGFPQALSRRLRQCHDGARWVVPLSIDELADVQVRAAGPATVVVSRHSGEVLLSEGDVRRALPYGSALKPFVYAAGVAHPELSPRAEAQEWACGPRLPEKVDARTALLRSCNGYFLDWEARGSAPKAFGAWGPVLSAVGLTGTPVDMADAIGLRSTLALSPWGMAQAFRLLAEARPDVVALLSDNAARGTLAELPASKALVGVATKTGTVRDAASRPRYGWIAAVDADLVVVAVRPGRMPRSFAEEVPEAMARARKQAGLEAARVQVLGLLASKDVEARCGGAGFSVEEGAPRAAPVDWARLEGLTARGAAVCLGAPWRVRFPKGPEGGRDYAGVFTWSTPPAYRPPPGVPTSPSAMKARRGSDFVFRTTRLQYTAGVVAAEDVTLKGEARVALARVVAHNERHSRHPGRPVCDTTHCQAFQGTVRVQRDETRALGLPPLRWREWLLFSQGGQAPWRETRPRGEVERLLGKGLVSLRFESGKVNYLLTTRDGEATYQDGRSLPCEVLRSGLRLPACPRVASFDGSVLVFEGRGRGHGEGLDVEAAKASGQGSDEILERAYGRERPVPRDVDGAE, encoded by the coding sequence ATGGGGTGGGCCGCCATGGTGGCCGCGCTGCTGGCGGCCACCCCCACCTTCGTCACCCGGGGTGACGTGACGCCCGAGCCGGAGCTTCGCCGCGAGGCGGAGGCCGGCTGGGCGGCCCTGGAGGCGGTGTATGTCGCGCGGGCGGGCGGCGCCCCCGCGAAGGCCCCGGGCGCCATCGTGCTCCAGCGGGGCGTGGCCCTGCCGCCCGAGCGCAACGCGCAGGGCCGGCCGGGGCTGGTGGAGCTGCGGCAGAACGCGCCGGGCGTGCTGGACGCGCGGCTGCGGCTGGCGCTGCGGCACGAGCTGGCGCACCAGCTCCTGTGGTGGGCCTGTCCCCAGTCCAGCGAGGACCGGCTGTTCCATGAAGCGTTCGCGCTGGCGGTGAGCGGCGAGCTGCCCGAGTGGCGGGACGCGCCCTACCAATCGCTGTCGCGCGCGGCGGCGGACGTGGCGTCGTCGCCGGCGGTGGACTCACCCCGGGCGCGGCGGGCGCTCGCGCGGCTGCTCGGCGAGTCGGTGGGTTTTCCCCAGGCGCTGTCGCGCCGGCTGCGCCAGTGCCATGACGGGGCGCGGTGGGTGGTGCCGCTGTCCATCGACGAGCTGGCGGACGTGCAGGTGCGCGCGGCGGGGCCGGCCACGGTGGTGGTGAGCCGGCACTCGGGGGAGGTGCTGCTGTCGGAGGGGGACGTGCGGCGCGCGCTGCCGTACGGCTCGGCGCTCAAGCCCTTCGTCTACGCGGCGGGCGTGGCGCACCCGGAGCTCTCGCCGCGCGCGGAGGCGCAGGAGTGGGCCTGTGGGCCCCGCCTCCCCGAGAAGGTCGATGCGCGCACGGCGCTCCTGCGCTCGTGCAACGGATACTTCCTGGACTGGGAGGCGCGAGGTTCGGCGCCGAAGGCGTTCGGCGCGTGGGGGCCGGTGCTGTCCGCGGTGGGGCTGACGGGGACGCCGGTGGACATGGCGGATGCGATTGGACTGCGCTCGACGCTGGCGCTGTCGCCGTGGGGCATGGCGCAGGCCTTCCGGTTGCTGGCGGAGGCGCGGCCGGACGTGGTGGCGCTGCTCTCCGACAACGCGGCGCGCGGGACGCTGGCGGAGCTCCCGGCGTCGAAGGCGCTGGTGGGCGTGGCGACGAAGACGGGCACGGTGCGCGACGCGGCGAGCCGGCCGCGGTATGGGTGGATCGCCGCCGTGGACGCGGACCTGGTGGTGGTGGCGGTGCGGCCGGGGCGGATGCCTCGCTCGTTCGCGGAGGAGGTTCCGGAGGCGATGGCGCGCGCTCGCAAGCAGGCGGGGCTGGAGGCGGCGCGGGTGCAGGTGCTCGGGTTGCTGGCGTCGAAGGACGTGGAGGCGCGGTGTGGGGGCGCGGGGTTCTCCGTGGAGGAGGGCGCACCGCGCGCGGCGCCGGTGGACTGGGCGCGGCTGGAGGGGCTGACGGCGCGCGGCGCGGCGGTGTGTCTGGGTGCGCCGTGGCGCGTGCGCTTCCCGAAGGGGCCGGAGGGAGGGCGGGACTACGCGGGCGTCTTCACCTGGTCCACGCCTCCCGCGTATCGCCCCCCTCCCGGAGTGCCCACGTCGCCGAGCGCGATGAAGGCGCGGCGCGGCTCCGACTTCGTGTTCCGCACCACGCGCCTGCAGTACACGGCGGGCGTGGTGGCGGCCGAGGACGTGACGTTGAAGGGCGAGGCGCGCGTGGCCCTGGCGCGGGTGGTGGCGCACAACGAACGGCACAGCCGCCACCCGGGGCGGCCCGTCTGCGATACGACGCACTGCCAGGCCTTCCAGGGAACGGTGCGGGTGCAGCGAGACGAGACGCGGGCGCTGGGGTTGCCGCCCTTGAGGTGGCGCGAGTGGCTGTTGTTCTCGCAGGGAGGGCAGGCGCCCTGGCGGGAGACCCGTCCTCGTGGCGAGGTGGAGCGCCTGCTGGGCAAGGGGCTGGTGTCGCTGCGGTTCGAGTCCGGGAAGGTGAACTACCTGCTCACGACGCGGGATGGCGAGGCGACGTATCAGGACGGGCGCTCCCTGCCGTGCGAGGTGTTGCGCTCCGGCTTGAGGTTGCCGGCGTGTCCTCGCGTGGCGTCGTTCGACGGGAGCGTGCTCGTGTTCGAGGGGCGCGGCCGTGGGCACGGAGAGGGGCTGGATGTCGAGGCGGCGAAGGCGAGTGGTCAGGGCAGTGACGAGATTCTCGAGCGTGCGTATGGGCGGGAGCGTCCGGTGCCGCGTGACGTGGATGGAGCGGAATGA
- a CDS encoding DUF6896 domain-containing protein, which translates to MKSRPEGLRLVSVGERDEEVAPARMETPGLERLQGIRALLLGHASPEPGAAASSLLRSEAAWLLVCLVRQLGRQRWLVRVLEERVLQCRFGEGLDFVEGLEVDEDAGAVPGLPGWRFDFHGRGCRLSGPGEVLDVDAYGDAGATIDPYFFTGRLFSLAAPGFPETRLMALLPGAGLVAQVIRELQVEGLLTHRESDHVFRLPPELEALAEAAGALESGAREARERAALLLGDFELLGGREFADRAWANREARLGWLIERTSVSSASDEAFAALRPLLSPEVFVQTCVRVIEGPPSRAVAAAIEHLDPLEPGPEVSEVVLGLLQRMTPAEHHPGPVLAAARFLLRRGVERERVLPVFLAFARAEKVPGFGGNPLGAEFAFLALEHVPEHALELVRRSLRSSTPIVRTEMAAMLCLLDQPWSQRELIAALQDPECKGLDGQRHLQLALARSRSEWARAIAARWLRQRPPIPTAKSGYSPEEVLEVNAEDWFEQQLEEQRSWVERMKVRIPDGVG; encoded by the coding sequence ATGAAGTCCAGACCTGAGGGCCTCCGGCTCGTGTCGGTCGGTGAGCGGGACGAAGAGGTGGCGCCCGCGCGAATGGAGACTCCGGGGTTGGAGCGCCTCCAGGGGATTCGAGCCCTGTTGCTCGGTCACGCTTCACCCGAGCCCGGGGCGGCGGCGTCGTCGCTCCTGAGGTCCGAGGCCGCGTGGCTCCTCGTGTGTCTCGTGCGTCAGCTCGGGCGCCAGCGTTGGCTCGTCCGGGTCCTCGAGGAGCGGGTCCTCCAGTGCCGATTCGGAGAGGGCCTCGACTTCGTCGAGGGGCTGGAGGTCGACGAGGACGCCGGAGCGGTCCCGGGGCTTCCGGGGTGGCGCTTCGACTTCCACGGACGGGGGTGTCGGCTGTCGGGTCCGGGCGAGGTCCTGGACGTGGACGCCTACGGCGACGCGGGAGCCACCATCGACCCCTACTTCTTCACCGGGCGCCTCTTCTCCCTCGCGGCGCCTGGGTTTCCGGAGACGCGCCTCATGGCGTTGCTTCCCGGGGCGGGGCTGGTCGCCCAGGTCATCCGCGAGCTCCAGGTCGAGGGCCTCCTGACCCATCGCGAGAGCGACCACGTCTTCCGTCTCCCTCCGGAGCTCGAGGCCCTCGCGGAGGCGGCGGGCGCCCTGGAGTCCGGTGCGCGCGAGGCTCGCGAGCGCGCGGCGCTCCTGCTGGGCGACTTCGAGCTCCTGGGCGGCCGTGAGTTCGCGGACCGGGCATGGGCGAATCGAGAGGCGCGGCTCGGCTGGCTCATCGAGCGGACGTCGGTCTCCAGTGCGTCCGACGAGGCCTTCGCCGCGCTCCGACCGTTGCTCTCCCCCGAGGTGTTCGTCCAGACCTGTGTGCGGGTCATCGAGGGGCCCCCTTCGAGGGCCGTGGCCGCGGCCATCGAACATCTCGACCCGCTGGAGCCAGGGCCCGAGGTCTCCGAGGTGGTGCTGGGCCTGCTCCAGCGCATGACGCCCGCCGAGCACCACCCGGGGCCCGTGCTCGCCGCCGCCCGTTTCCTGCTGCGCCGTGGAGTCGAGCGCGAGCGCGTGCTCCCGGTGTTTCTGGCGTTCGCCCGGGCGGAGAAGGTCCCGGGCTTCGGTGGGAACCCCCTGGGCGCCGAGTTCGCGTTCCTCGCCCTGGAGCACGTGCCGGAGCACGCGCTGGAGCTGGTGCGGCGGTCGCTGCGCTCCTCGACGCCCATCGTGCGGACGGAGATGGCCGCGATGCTCTGCTTGCTGGACCAGCCGTGGAGCCAGCGGGAGTTGATCGCCGCCTTGCAGGACCCCGAATGCAAGGGGCTCGATGGTCAGCGGCACCTCCAGCTCGCGCTGGCGCGCAGCCGCTCCGAATGGGCGCGTGCCATCGCCGCGCGCTGGCTGCGTCAACGCCCGCCGATTCCCACGGCGAAGTCCGGCTACAGCCCCGAGGAGGTGCTGGAGGTCAACGCCGAGGACTGGTTCGAGCAGCAGCTCGAGGAGCAGCGTTCCTGGGTCGAGCGGATGAAGGTGCGCATCCCGGACGGCGTGGGCTGA
- a CDS encoding DUF2135 domain-containing protein, which translates to MLPVILALLLSQAPAANPRQQGVPIGKGKTLPTVKLTAPSGGWTVDRMLLIEGSVSDTTIDPIVLSLNGDRYLMRTFNGRFSRKFPAASGKNVVTVMATNQAGTARAQATSYAQIPPVPFKVILTSDTDGVYTDLHVYEPTDKSEEGDQLKVQDMAHVYWADTSSPTGGTFFLNSQGGDFDQPAYGPYLYIHRAPPKGVYLVATNYWPSGDKAHTVATLNLALFEGTPHEVRRMVRIPLATPGTTRVLAWVNVLGDGQAEVYVPSQDPKPKAAGWPTNLDAALKELQSSGAEGEY; encoded by the coding sequence ATGCTTCCCGTCATCCTCGCCCTGCTGCTGTCGCAGGCCCCCGCCGCGAATCCGCGCCAGCAGGGTGTTCCCATCGGCAAGGGCAAGACGCTGCCCACCGTGAAGCTGACCGCGCCCTCCGGCGGGTGGACGGTGGACCGCATGCTGCTCATCGAGGGCAGCGTCAGCGACACCACCATCGACCCCATCGTCCTCTCGCTCAACGGCGACCGCTACCTGATGCGCACCTTCAACGGGCGCTTCAGCCGCAAGTTCCCCGCGGCCAGCGGGAAGAACGTCGTCACGGTGATGGCCACGAACCAGGCGGGCACCGCGCGCGCGCAGGCCACCAGCTACGCGCAGATTCCGCCCGTGCCCTTCAAGGTCATCCTCACCAGCGACACCGACGGCGTGTACACCGACCTGCACGTCTACGAGCCCACCGACAAGAGCGAGGAGGGCGACCAGCTCAAGGTGCAGGACATGGCCCACGTCTACTGGGCCGACACGTCCAGCCCCACCGGCGGCACCTTCTTCCTCAACTCGCAGGGCGGTGACTTCGACCAGCCCGCGTACGGCCCGTACCTCTACATCCACCGCGCGCCGCCCAAGGGCGTGTACCTGGTCGCCACCAACTACTGGCCCAGCGGCGACAAGGCCCACACCGTGGCCACGCTCAACCTCGCGCTGTTCGAGGGCACGCCCCACGAGGTGCGCCGCATGGTGCGCATCCCGCTGGCCACGCCCGGCACCACGCGGGTGCTCGCGTGGGTGAACGTGCTCGGCGACGGCCAGGCGGAGGTGTACGTCCCGTCGCAGGACCCCAAGCCCAAGGCCGCCGGCTGGCCCACCAACCTGGACGCCGCCCTCAAGGAGCTCCAGTCGAGCGGCGCCGAGGGCGAGTACTGA
- a CDS encoding alpha-2-macroglobulin family protein, whose product MRTVGRLAVLTALMVSGVALAKPLYITVPRAYGTQEPVAVDVAFEDKGPVELRVLKPDDVDAFIRAQGDLRRAYETPPTMNNPGRALSRGLNAARSPGGWLLHALNPGFRDAVGDVLPEAPDVPGSREPLAKMSEGPKKLVGVPKGFTVARSQWLNLDLGGAERDFNVPGFDTSGGYGFQERRVVLAPLPAGTYVLQLVQGLVEGQVVLVVSDLTVQLKQTDGSVLVRVAGRDQKPAVGAKVQVYLPKGKGPAGTTDAKGEARLEVTEPRVIATATVGGDTAIVDTDFYSTLAVAPDVFIYSDRPIYKPGHEVKFRGVLRQPDTFLARLFTPRKREVTVKLVSQEGRPLTTRVAVDEFGAFHGSLKIPDDLGTGVLRVEADVDGQPHQGEARVQDYVKPTFYLEAEPESETVVPGQSLRVKVRARRYAGGVPAGAKYEVFLYRSLLDAPAWVDDAGKGGQGSDVTYGTPSTSEGKLSVPERLYSSVEARGVSEDPWSSASAFDANGEAQIEVAVPELKAGEERLPYRYSLTVRARDDQETFANSSTSFFLSKVEVLGLARYSDAVVSKGGEATLSVRATTLSGKPYGVTQGEVEFVLRKADGAEKSLGKRSFTTSADGVHREKAPTSDVGAVLARVVVKDKKGEAWRGEESLLVIGAEDEPVARVPNLTLASLSGTLEPGDTARLVALMPDSWGQGGRDAGPVWVTLTGATLYDTQVVELKGRTLVHSFNVEKRFGGAVYASVAYPTATGRWEERTVAFRVIPRERTLTVEVQARRAEATPLTEQTLDVRVTDSDGKGVSAQLSVGVVDKAVYAIQGEFRPKVLDFFYPPARNNVSNFYSAEFQGYGYGEALARKMAGLPDHAFASIKPPTRQAKDLEKDTAHWDPTVVTDRDGRATVRFTLPSNQTLWVVTAVAADTSGRFGEGTSEFATRGGLNLYASLPQFLREGDEALASVRLSAGEKSPASQVLDVKLASLGSLKADQSQHKVELAKGGEKVLPLTLKATATGDARLAVDVTGGKDPLKDRKLFQVEPAAVEDVVKVSAWGGGALEVPAAKEAKLTRVELVLQPSIVDAALSNVRELLTYPYGCLEQLVSTTVPNVAVYQVLQQAGALAKLDTDTQALLAEARSRSVQGTARILNLSVKGGGFTWFGGYDTPSLPLTLIALDGLAYAAEAGLVDRNDPRIAESMRWLEGQSGLPPEYEATRAYVLARLDGAKQAARVRALVEASDNADLYSLALTVLAAEKAGIIKEPALQARVNGLVKRSSEGFATLAAYKPGQEMELSEAFFRFPLRRVGMTAIAAHAASFGTLDVTRARKRILEMLSEPDLSTFDRSTALLHSLWLLERDAKAFKGMAPPEVKGAQAGVKFVPRGMGLVATLAPGTRSVDVGGFDGVATLRATALTPLPAVQARAEGMSLQRAYYVLREGGKVKLEAGDTVTQGEEVYVELTMDARGNNAVRSAYYVVEDAVPAGFVPLQEDKAFRGPPHSLPLVPEALKRRVLDPERATFFFEEPAWWSDSPRTVGYVLRAQFPGTFSAPPARIEDMYAARIHGRTAADSLKVVPSKKGTGDL is encoded by the coding sequence ATGAGGACGGTGGGACGACTCGCGGTACTGACGGCGCTGATGGTGTCCGGCGTGGCCCTGGCCAAGCCGCTCTACATCACCGTGCCGCGCGCGTACGGCACGCAGGAGCCGGTGGCGGTGGACGTGGCCTTCGAGGACAAGGGGCCCGTGGAGCTGCGCGTCCTCAAGCCGGATGACGTGGACGCCTTCATCCGCGCGCAGGGCGACCTGCGGCGCGCGTACGAGACGCCGCCGACGATGAACAACCCCGGCCGGGCGCTCAGCCGCGGCCTCAACGCGGCGCGCTCGCCGGGCGGCTGGCTGCTGCACGCGCTCAACCCGGGCTTCCGCGACGCGGTGGGCGACGTGCTGCCGGAGGCGCCGGACGTGCCGGGCTCGCGCGAGCCGCTGGCCAAGATGTCCGAGGGGCCGAAGAAGCTGGTGGGCGTGCCCAAGGGCTTCACCGTGGCGCGCAGCCAGTGGCTCAACCTGGACCTGGGCGGCGCCGAGCGCGACTTCAACGTCCCCGGCTTCGACACCAGCGGGGGCTATGGCTTCCAGGAGCGTCGCGTGGTGCTGGCGCCGCTGCCCGCGGGCACCTACGTGCTCCAGCTGGTGCAGGGCCTGGTCGAAGGCCAGGTGGTGCTCGTCGTCAGTGACCTGACGGTGCAGCTGAAGCAGACGGACGGTTCGGTGCTGGTGCGCGTGGCGGGCCGGGACCAGAAGCCGGCGGTGGGCGCGAAGGTGCAGGTGTACCTGCCCAAGGGCAAGGGCCCGGCGGGCACGACGGACGCGAAGGGCGAGGCGCGGCTGGAGGTGACCGAGCCGCGCGTCATCGCCACCGCGACGGTGGGCGGCGACACGGCCATCGTCGACACGGATTTCTACTCCACGCTGGCGGTGGCGCCGGACGTGTTCATCTACAGCGACCGGCCCATCTACAAGCCGGGGCACGAGGTGAAGTTCCGGGGCGTGCTGCGCCAGCCGGACACGTTCCTGGCGCGCCTGTTCACGCCCAGGAAGCGCGAGGTGACGGTGAAGCTCGTCTCGCAGGAGGGCCGCCCCCTCACCACGCGCGTGGCGGTGGACGAGTTCGGCGCCTTCCACGGTTCGCTGAAGATTCCGGACGACCTGGGCACGGGCGTGCTGCGCGTGGAGGCGGACGTGGACGGCCAGCCCCACCAGGGCGAGGCGCGCGTGCAGGACTACGTGAAGCCGACGTTCTACCTGGAGGCGGAGCCGGAGTCGGAGACGGTGGTGCCGGGCCAGTCGCTGCGCGTGAAGGTGCGCGCGCGCCGCTACGCGGGCGGCGTGCCGGCCGGCGCGAAGTACGAGGTGTTCCTCTACCGCAGCCTGCTGGACGCGCCCGCCTGGGTGGATGACGCGGGCAAGGGCGGGCAGGGCAGCGACGTGACGTACGGCACGCCCTCCACCAGCGAGGGCAAGCTGAGCGTGCCGGAGCGGCTCTACTCCTCCGTGGAGGCGCGCGGCGTGAGCGAGGACCCGTGGTCCAGCGCGTCCGCGTTCGACGCGAACGGCGAGGCGCAGATCGAAGTCGCCGTGCCGGAGCTGAAGGCGGGGGAGGAGCGGCTGCCGTACCGCTACTCGCTCACCGTGCGCGCGCGGGACGACCAGGAGACGTTCGCCAACTCCAGCACGTCGTTCTTCCTGTCGAAGGTGGAGGTGCTGGGCCTGGCGCGCTACTCGGACGCGGTGGTGTCCAAGGGGGGCGAGGCGACGCTGTCGGTGCGCGCCACCACGCTGTCGGGCAAGCCGTATGGCGTCACGCAGGGCGAGGTGGAGTTCGTGCTGCGCAAGGCGGACGGCGCGGAGAAGAGCCTGGGCAAGCGCTCGTTCACCACGTCCGCGGACGGCGTGCACCGCGAGAAGGCGCCCACGTCGGACGTGGGCGCGGTGCTGGCGCGGGTGGTGGTGAAGGACAAGAAGGGCGAGGCGTGGCGGGGCGAGGAGTCGCTGCTGGTCATCGGCGCGGAGGACGAGCCGGTGGCGCGGGTGCCCAACCTGACGCTGGCGTCGCTGTCCGGGACGCTGGAGCCGGGGGACACGGCGCGGCTGGTGGCGCTGATGCCGGACAGCTGGGGCCAGGGTGGCCGCGACGCGGGCCCGGTGTGGGTGACGCTGACGGGCGCGACGCTCTACGACACGCAGGTGGTGGAGCTGAAGGGCCGCACGCTGGTGCACTCGTTCAACGTGGAGAAGCGCTTCGGCGGCGCGGTGTACGCGTCCGTGGCGTACCCCACGGCGACGGGCCGCTGGGAGGAGCGCACGGTGGCGTTCCGGGTGATTCCGCGCGAGCGCACGCTCACCGTGGAGGTGCAGGCCCGCCGCGCGGAGGCCACGCCGCTGACGGAGCAGACGCTGGATGTCCGCGTCACGGATTCGGACGGCAAGGGCGTGTCCGCGCAGCTGTCCGTGGGCGTGGTGGACAAGGCCGTCTACGCCATCCAGGGCGAGTTCCGTCCCAAGGTGCTCGACTTCTTCTATCCGCCGGCGCGCAACAACGTGTCCAACTTCTACTCGGCGGAGTTCCAGGGCTACGGCTACGGCGAGGCGCTGGCACGGAAGATGGCGGGGCTGCCGGACCACGCCTTCGCGTCCATCAAGCCGCCCACGCGGCAGGCGAAGGATTTGGAGAAGGACACGGCGCACTGGGACCCGACGGTGGTGACGGACCGCGACGGGCGCGCGACGGTGCGCTTCACCCTGCCGTCCAACCAGACGCTGTGGGTGGTGACGGCGGTGGCGGCGGACACGTCCGGCCGCTTCGGCGAGGGCACCTCCGAGTTCGCCACGCGCGGGGGGCTCAACCTCTACGCGTCGCTGCCGCAGTTCCTGCGCGAGGGTGACGAGGCGCTCGCGTCGGTGCGCCTGTCCGCGGGCGAGAAGTCGCCGGCGAGCCAGGTGCTGGACGTGAAGCTGGCGTCGCTGGGGTCGCTGAAGGCGGACCAGTCGCAGCACAAGGTGGAGCTGGCCAAGGGTGGCGAGAAGGTGCTGCCCCTGACGCTGAAGGCCACGGCGACGGGCGACGCGCGGCTGGCGGTGGACGTGACGGGCGGCAAGGACCCGCTCAAGGACCGCAAGCTGTTCCAGGTGGAGCCGGCCGCGGTGGAGGACGTGGTGAAGGTGAGCGCGTGGGGTGGCGGCGCGCTGGAGGTGCCGGCGGCGAAGGAGGCGAAGCTGACGCGCGTGGAGCTGGTGCTCCAGCCGTCCATCGTCGACGCGGCGCTGTCCAACGTGCGCGAGCTGCTCACGTACCCGTACGGCTGCCTGGAGCAGCTGGTCTCCACCACCGTGCCCAACGTGGCGGTGTACCAGGTGCTCCAGCAGGCGGGCGCGCTGGCGAAGCTGGACACGGACACGCAGGCGCTGCTGGCGGAGGCGCGCAGCCGCTCCGTGCAGGGCACCGCGCGCATCCTCAACCTGTCCGTGAAGGGCGGCGGCTTCACCTGGTTCGGTGGCTACGACACGCCGAGCCTGCCCTTGACGCTCATCGCGTTGGACGGTCTGGCGTACGCGGCGGAGGCGGGGCTGGTGGACCGCAACGACCCGCGCATCGCGGAGAGCATGCGCTGGCTGGAGGGCCAGTCGGGCCTGCCGCCCGAGTACGAGGCCACGCGGGCCTACGTGCTGGCGCGGCTGGACGGCGCCAAGCAGGCGGCGCGGGTGCGCGCGCTGGTGGAGGCCTCCGACAACGCGGACCTGTACTCGCTGGCGCTGACGGTGCTGGCGGCGGAGAAGGCCGGCATCATCAAGGAACCTGCGCTCCAGGCGCGCGTCAACGGGTTGGTGAAGCGCAGCTCGGAGGGCTTCGCCACGCTGGCCGCCTACAAGCCGGGCCAGGAGATGGAGCTGTCGGAGGCGTTCTTCCGCTTCCCGCTGCGCCGGGTGGGCATGACGGCCATCGCCGCGCACGCCGCGTCGTTCGGCACGCTGGACGTGACGCGCGCGCGCAAGCGCATCCTGGAGATGCTGTCGGAGCCGGACCTGTCCACGTTCGACCGGAGCACGGCGCTGCTGCACTCGCTGTGGCTGCTGGAGCGGGACGCGAAGGCGTTCAAGGGCATGGCGCCGCCGGAGGTGAAGGGCGCGCAGGCGGGCGTGAAGTTCGTGCCGCGCGGCATGGGCCTCGTCGCCACGCTGGCGCCGGGGACGCGCTCGGTGGACGTGGGCGGCTTCGACGGCGTGGCCACGCTGCGGGCAACGGCGCTCACGCCGCTGCCGGCCGTGCAGGCCCGCGCCGAGGGCATGTCGCTGCAGCGCGCCTACTACGTGCTGCGCGAGGGCGGGAAGGTGAAGCTCGAGGCTGGCGACACGGTGACGCAGGGCGAGGAGGTCTATGTGGAGCTGACGATGGACGCGCGCGGGAACAACGCGGTCCGCTCGGCGTACTACGTGGTGGAGGACGCGGTGCCCGCGGGCTTCGTGCCGCTCCAGGAGGACAAGGCCTTCCGCGGTCCTCCGCACTCGCTGCCGCTGGTGCCGGAGGCGCTCAAGCGCCGGGTGCTGGACCCGGAGCGCGCGACGTTCTTCTTCGAGGAGCCTGCGTGGTGGAGCGACAGCCCGCGCACGGTGGGCTACGTGCTGCGCGCGCAGTTCCCCGGCACCTTCTCCGCGCCCCCCGCGCGCATCGAGGACATGTACGCCGCCCGCATCCACGGGCGGACGGCCGCGGACTCGCTGAAGGTGGTGCCGTCGAAGAAGGGCACGGGAGACCTGTAG
- a CDS encoding DUF1175 family protein: MLALSLLLVLEATAPAAPAPESRDVLLRRQVAQLALAQVRKPDAAWHPDQRDCAGLIRYVFRVAYKRVAPERLSTPLWTNARGEPTDFADAETLLHHSLVSLGRDEAARDAVRTGDVLAFRQEQDAGPIFHLMLVVRPEDRAHAPARVVYHPGEKGAAVRTGLLLNLADEAPHEWRPVPSNTAFLGFFRFKEWMP; this comes from the coding sequence ATGCTCGCCCTGTCCCTGCTGCTCGTGCTGGAAGCCACCGCGCCCGCCGCGCCCGCGCCCGAGTCGCGCGACGTGCTCCTGCGGCGGCAGGTGGCGCAACTGGCGCTCGCGCAGGTGAGGAAGCCGGACGCGGCGTGGCACCCGGACCAGCGCGACTGCGCGGGGCTCATCCGCTACGTGTTCCGCGTGGCGTACAAGCGCGTCGCGCCGGAGCGGCTCTCCACGCCGCTGTGGACGAACGCGCGCGGCGAGCCCACGGACTTCGCGGACGCGGAGACGCTGCTGCACCACAGCCTGGTGTCGCTCGGGCGCGACGAGGCCGCGCGCGACGCGGTGCGCACCGGCGACGTGCTCGCCTTCCGCCAGGAGCAGGACGCGGGCCCCATCTTCCACCTCATGCTGGTGGTGCGCCCGGAGGACCGGGCCCACGCGCCAGCGAGAGTCGTCTACCACCCGGGGGAGAAGGGCGCCGCGGTGCGCACCGGACTCCTCCTCAACCTCGCCGACGAGGCGCCACACGAGTGGCGTCCGGTGCCGTCCAACACGGCCTTCCTCGGCTTCTTCCGCTTCAAGGAGTGGATGCCATGA